ataatatttaaatacaaaaaaaagtatcaataattttagtaaaaaaacttattcaaaccaaatatattacaattttaaatttaatgtgtttttaaattcgacatattattaaaaaatatcacaaaatatattatacacaaaataatcaaaatatatgatacatatatatatttttagaacttgaatacatatatattatttcttatttataattttttttagagttgcTTTTCCACATATTTAAGAGtgttgattaatttttattttatcgatatttttttgttaaaatatctaCTGATATTTTtcgatatatctgtaaaatcaaattatctatatatttatcaaaaCCGATATTTTCATTGTTGCATGCAACATAGTGCAATAAGTTGATATggagtaataaaaaaaagttttcattaTAATTAGGTTCTAGTCCACCCATCTTAACCATTAgaactattttatatataaataaaaataaaaacttaaataaaagcCGATGAATATGAAAAGTATGTGtatagaaataattattttatttactaaatattaatagaaataaataaataaataatatttaaaaaaaaaatataattgcaATTGAAAATAATGGAGGATATGATAAATGTGactacttaaaatattttaaacaataaaagttttgaatatgatacttaaaaaaaatgataaatttattaatcCCAGAAAATATATGTAGGCAATGTTTGCTGAAAAACGTTAGCTAACACAACCCTTCCTCAAACGCAGCCCATTCCCAAGGCTCACTTCCAGAAGAAGGCATCTGGTGTTCGGGTGGAGTTGCTTCATTCATCCAAAATCCCAACAAACATTCATGCATGGATCCCTCACCATCCTCGGATTCTCCGCAATGAGAAAATCCGCGGCCATTATCAAACCAGGTGAGTACCTTCTTATTCTTCTCAAACCCTACTCCTCAATCGCTTCTCTCCCTCAAATACTATCCCTCGATTCCGAACCAGTGGATCTCTCTGCCCAACTCCTCTCTATTCTCTCTCGCCCAAATTGGCAGAAACACCCTTCTCTCAGAAAGCTTCTGCCTTCTCTAACCCCATCTCATGTCTCCTCTCTCTTCGCCTTCAATCTCGATCCCCAAACGGCCCTGAGCTTCTTCAATTGGATCGCCCTGCGACCTGGATTCAAACACAATGTTCATTCCTATTCCTCCATGTTAAACATTCTTATTCGAGCTCGATTGCTCGGTGTGGCTGAAAAGATTCGGATTTCAATGATCAAATCCTGCTGTTCTATTGAGGATGTACTATTTGTATTGGAAGTCTTTCGGAAAATGAATGCTGATGGTGAATTCAAATTTAAACCAACTCTTAGATGTTATAATACCATTTTGATGTCTTTGTCAAAGTTTCTTTTGATTGATGAAATGAAGACTGTTTATTTGGAGTTATTGAATAACCAGATTTCGCCTAATATATATACGTTTAACGCAATGGTTAATGGGTATTGCAAGATTGGAAATGTGGTTGAGGCAGAATTATACGCAAGTAAGATAGTGCAAGCGGGTTTACACCCCGACACATTTACATATACTTCTTTGATATTGGGGCACTGTAGGAATAAAGGTGTAGATAATGCTTATGAGGTGTTTTTGATTATGCCGCAAAAGGGTTGTCAAAGGAATGAGGTTTCCTATACTAATCTTATTCATGGGCTTTGTGAAGCTGGAAGGATTAATGAAGCTCTTAAGTTGTTTGCTGATATGACTGAGGATAATTGTTGTCCAACTGTGCGGACATATACAGTTCTAATATACGCATTGAGTGGATCAGGTAGGAAAGTAGAGGcattaaatttgtttaatgaGATGAAGGAGAAAGGCTGTGAACCAAATGTTCACACTTACACTGTCCTCATTGATGGTCTatgtaaagaaaataagatgGATGAAGCAAGAAAAATGCTAAGTGAGATGTCAGAGAAAGGATTGATTCCCAGTGTGGTAACATACAATGCTTTGATTGATGGGTATTGCAAGGAGGGAATGATTGATGATGCctttgaaattttggatttgATGGAATCAAATAGCTGTGGTCCAAACACTCGCACATACAATGAGTTGATATGTGGGCTTTGTAAGAAAAGAAAGGTGCACAAGGCAATGGCGCTACTCAATAAGATGCTTGAGCGCAAGCTGTCACCAAGCCTGATCACGTATAACTCTTTGATTCATGGGCAATGTAAAGTCAATGATTTAGAGAGTGCTTATAGGTTACTTAGTTTGATGAATGAAAATGGTTTGGTTCCTGACCAATGGACTTATTCTGTCTTCATAGATACCCTATGTAAAGAAGGGAGGGTTGAAGAAGCTGGTACCCTATTTGATTCTGTCAAGGCGAAAGGCGTAAAAGCAAATGAAGTGATATATACTGCTCTAATCGATGGCTATTGCAAAGTGGGGAAAATCGATGTTGCCTATTCTTTGCTTGAGAGAATGCTGAATGATGCATGCTTACCTAACTCGTACACTTACAACGTGTTGATAGAAGGGCTGtgcaaggagaagaagatgAAAGAAGCGTCATCATTAGTGGCAAAGATGTTAACAATGGGTGTGAAGCCCACAGTTGTTACTTATACAATTCTCATTGGAGAAATGTTGAAAGATGGTGCTTTTGACCATGCTCTTAAAGTTTTCAACCACATGGTCTCCTTGGGTTATCAGCCTGATGTTTGTACATACACAGCATTTCTTCATGCATATTTCAGTCAAGGGATGCTAGAAGAAGTGGATGATGTGATTGccaaaatgaatgaagaggGCATTCTGCCAGATCTGGTGACTTACACTGTATTAATTGATGGGTATGCTCGTTTGGGTTTGACACATCGTGCTTTTGATTTTCTCAAATGCATGGTCGATACTGGATGCAAGCCCTCCCTTTATATTGTTTCCATTTTAATCAAGAATCTTTCACATGAAAATCGGATGAAAGAAACAAGATCTGAAATAGGTATTGATTCTGTTTCAAATGTCAATTCTGTTGATATTGCTGATGTATGGAAGACATTGGAATATGAAATTGCTCTAAAGCTCTTTGAGAAAATGGTTGAGCATGGTTGCACAATAGATGTCAGTATATATGGAGCACTAATTGCAGGATTTTGCCAACAGGAGCGATTGGAAGAAGCTCAGGGGTTAGTTCATCACATGAAAGAAAGAGGAATGTCCCCCAGTGAAGATATTTATAACTCTCTTCTTGACTGTTGCTGCAAGTTGGGGGTGTATGCTGAGGCAGTGAGGCTGGTGGATGCTATGGTAGAAAATGGTCTTTTACCACTTTTAGAGTCCTATAAGTTGCTTGTTTGTGGTTTGTACATAGAAGGCAGCAATGAAAAAGCCAAAGCAGTTTTCC
This region of Vitis vinifera cultivar Pinot Noir 40024 chromosome 5, ASM3070453v1 genomic DNA includes:
- the LOC100255912 gene encoding pentatricopeptide repeat-containing protein At5g65560 codes for the protein MHGSLTILGFSAMRKSAAIIKPGEYLLILLKPYSSIASLPQILSLDSEPVDLSAQLLSILSRPNWQKHPSLRKLLPSLTPSHVSSLFAFNLDPQTALSFFNWIALRPGFKHNVHSYSSMLNILIRARLLGVAEKIRISMIKSCCSIEDVLFVLEVFRKMNADGEFKFKPTLRCYNTILMSLSKFLLIDEMKTVYLELLNNQISPNIYTFNAMVNGYCKIGNVVEAELYASKIVQAGLHPDTFTYTSLILGHCRNKGVDNAYEVFLIMPQKGCQRNEVSYTNLIHGLCEAGRINEALKLFADMTEDNCCPTVRTYTVLIYALSGSGRKVEALNLFNEMKEKGCEPNVHTYTVLIDGLCKENKMDEARKMLSEMSEKGLIPSVVTYNALIDGYCKEGMIDDAFEILDLMESNSCGPNTRTYNELICGLCKKRKVHKAMALLNKMLERKLSPSLITYNSLIHGQCKVNDLESAYRLLSLMNENGLVPDQWTYSVFIDTLCKEGRVEEAGTLFDSVKAKGVKANEVIYTALIDGYCKVGKIDVAYSLLERMLNDACLPNSYTYNVLIEGLCKEKKMKEASSLVAKMLTMGVKPTVVTYTILIGEMLKDGAFDHALKVFNHMVSLGYQPDVCTYTAFLHAYFSQGMLEEVDDVIAKMNEEGILPDLVTYTVLIDGYARLGLTHRAFDFLKCMVDTGCKPSLYIVSILIKNLSHENRMKETRSEIGIDSVSNVNSVDIADVWKTLEYEIALKLFEKMVEHGCTIDVSIYGALIAGFCQQERLEEAQGLVHHMKERGMSPSEDIYNSLLDCCCKLGVYAEAVRLVDAMVENGLLPLLESYKLLVCGLYIEGSNEKAKAVFHGLLSCGYNYDEVAWKVLIDGLLKRDLVDECSELIDIMEEKGCQPNPLTYSLLIEGLERT